TACGACGGTGGCCTAGGGGTGCCAAAAGATTATAAAATGGCTACCCAGTGGTTCCGTCAAGCAGCTGAGCAGGGCCATGCAACAGCACAATGTAATCTCGGGATCATGTATACAACTGGTCAAGGGGTCCCAAAGGATTACACAGTGGCTATCGAGTGGCTGCAAAAAGCAGCACAACAGGACTGCGCGCCAGCGCAGTACAATCTTGGAGTGATGCACGAAGGATGGTCAAGGGGTGCCGAAAGATTATAAAGCGGCTACCCAGTGGTTTCATAAAGCAGCGGAGCAGGGTTATGCTCCGGCACAAGGTCTCCTCGGATTTATGTATACCACTGGTCAAGGTGTACCCAAGGATTACACAGTGGCTATCGAGTGGTTTCAAAAAGCAGCACAACAGGGCGACGCGCCAGCACAAAATAATCTTGGAGCTGTTTACGACGGTGGCCTAGGGGTGCCAAAAGATTATAAACTGGCTACCCAATGGTTTCGTAAAGCAGCGGAGCAGGGCTACGCATCGGCACAATACAATCTCGGGATCATGTATGAAACTGGCCGAGGGGTGTCAAAAAGTGATGCAACAGCAGTCTATTGGTACTTGGAAGCCTCTACTCATGGTGATGAGGGTGCGAAAAAACGCCTGGAGGCGCTGCGTCTATCTAAACGTTGGGATGGTAAAAAACCACTGACAAAACAGGTTGATCTGCCCTTGAATGCGTGCACACCTTGTTTTCAAAGGTAAAGAATGAGGACAGCATGGCAAGCAAGACAACAGTATACGCCTGATCTCGAATGATCTTTTAGTTCACGTAAAACCAAACGATGATCTACAGCGATCTCCTGAGAGAGGTTGTGTTGTGAAAATCCTTTGCGGTCAAGCGCTGCAATCTGCTATCTTTGCCCCCTGAGTACAGAGTCATGGGTGTTCGTTTTGACGCTTTATGACAGGCGCCTATTGCAGAGCGTAAGCACTGCGAAATGCAGTGATCGTTGGCTCACTTCTCAATCAATAGCTTATTGCACTGATTGGGTTCATCCAGCAGTGGCTGGGCTAGACCGTGCTGATTGGCCATCATGAACTGCTCTCTGGAGGATCTGTGGAGGATAGTGCCCTATACCTAGGGGCTAGCGCTGCTGAACAGCACCCAAGCCTGTGCGTGCTCGGCCTTGAGACCTCTTGTGATGATACCGGGATTGCGATCTATGATACCCAGCGTGGCCTACTGAGCAACCTGATAGCTAGCCAAGCAGCCATACATGCTGATTATGGAGGCGTCGTTCCTGAGTTAGCTTCTCGTGATCATAGCCGTCAGGTTCTCCCCTTGATCCAAGCGGCCCTACAAGCAGCGGGCTGCAGCGCTGCTGCTCTCCATGGGATTGCCTATACCGCTGGCCCAGGACTGGCTGGCGCTCTCCTCGTGGGCGCTAGTATTGCAACAGCCTTGGCCTTTGCTTGGCAGCTGCCGCTCCTCTCGATACACCATCTAGAGGGCCATCTACTGGCCCCAATGTTGGAGTCTCCCGCTCCAGAATTTCCCTTTTTAGCCTTGCTGGTCTCCGGGGGGCATACTCAATTGGTACAGGTGACCCAGCTTGGCGTTTATCAACTACTCGGTGAATCACTGGATGATGCCGCGGGAGAGGCCTTCGACAAAACGGCTCAATTACTGGGATTAGGTTATCCGGGTGGAGCGCAACTGGCGCAACTCGCCTTACAAGGGCGGCCCCACCGTTTTCAGTTGCCACGACCGATGACCGACCGTCCGGGACTCGATTTCAGCTTTTCTGGCTTAAAAACTGCCGTAGCGACCACTATCCGCACCGCCGACAACTCACAGCAGACTCGTGCCGATATTGCACAGGCGTTTCAAAGTGCCGTGGTCGAGACCTTAGTGATTAAATGCCGGCGGGCACTAGAGCAGTGTGGACTCAATCGCTTAGTGGTCTCAGGTGGTGTCAGCGCCAATCAAGCCTTACGTGAGCAGCTCGCACACTTAATGCAACAACGTGGCGGCCAGGTTTTTTATCCCCGACTCGATCTGTGTACTGATAATGGCGCCATGATCGCCTACGCGGGTGCCGTACGTTTACGGGCTCAAAAACCTTCACCCGCAGCGATGGGCATCACAATCTATCCGCGCTGGCCATTAGCTGAGCAACATCCACCCGGCTATGAATGACACCCCTTTACCCACTCCGCTCACTACCCCACAATTATTGACTCTCAGCTTATTTGGTCTGATGAGTGGCTTTACCCTGATGCTGACTGGTAGTACCCTCAACTTCTGGTTGTGCCAAGAAGCTGTCAGCTTACCCGTTATCGGGGCCTTCTCCTTGGTACTACTCCCTTATTCAATTAATTTTTTGTACGCTCCCCTTTTTGATACCTGTGCACTGGGCAGGTTGGGTCACCGCTTAGGGCCACGCATGGCTTGGATAGGTTTAACCCAGTTGTTATTAATTACTTCAGTTATGTTACTAAGCCTGTTAACCCCCGCCAGCAATCTACCGCTATTTGCTGGGGTTAGTTTTCTGGTAGCCTGGTTCAGTGCTGCGCAAGATACCATACTAGGAGCATTAAAAACTGAGCTGCTCGAC
This genomic stretch from unidentified bacterial endosymbiont harbors:
- a CDS encoding tetratricopeptide repeat protein, producing the protein MYATGQGTPKDYTVAIEWLQKAAEQGYALAQYNLGLMYDGGLGVPKDYKMATQWFRQAAEQGHATAQCNLGIMYTTGQGVPKDYTVAIEWLQKAAQQDCAPAQYNLGVMHEGWSRGAERL
- a CDS encoding tetratricopeptide repeat protein, giving the protein MPKDYKAATQWFHKAAEQGYAPAQGLLGFMYTTGQGVPKDYTVAIEWFQKAAQQGDAPAQNNLGAVYDGGLGVPKDYKLATQWFRKAAEQGYASAQYNLGIMYETGRGVSKSDATAVYWYLEASTHGDEGAKKRLEALRLSKRWDGKKPLTKQVDLPLNACTPCFQR
- the tsaD gene encoding tRNA (adenosine(37)-N6)-threonylcarbamoyltransferase complex transferase subunit TsaD, with the translated sequence MCVLGLETSCDDTGIAIYDTQRGLLSNLIASQAAIHADYGGVVPELASRDHSRQVLPLIQAALQAAGCSAAALHGIAYTAGPGLAGALLVGASIATALAFAWQLPLLSIHHLEGHLLAPMLESPAPEFPFLALLVSGGHTQLVQVTQLGVYQLLGESLDDAAGEAFDKTAQLLGLGYPGGAQLAQLALQGRPHRFQLPRPMTDRPGLDFSFSGLKTAVATTIRTADNSQQTRADIAQAFQSAVVETLVIKCRRALEQCGLNRLVVSGGVSANQALREQLAHLMQQRGGQVFYPRLDLCTDNGAMIAYAGAVRLRAQKPSPAAMGITIYPRWPLAEQHPPGYE